CTCACAACATACCCCAGTTACGCAGCTTACTTAAGACGCTCACAACAGACCTTCTTTGTTACTGGGTGCAccagaaaacatgtcagcagtgtcaTACGTCAGCAgcgttgtgaacgcgctcacagcAGACCCGGAAGAGACGAcgatgctgaataaagttgttgttttttatttttggaccaaaatgtattttcgatgcttcaaaaaattctaactgaacctctgatgtcacatggactactttgaagatgtttttattatctttctggacatggacagtataccgtacatacattttcaatggagggtcagaaagcttttggactaaatctaaaatatcttaaactgtgttacgaagatgaatggaggtcttacgggtttggaacgacatgagggtgagtcattaatgacattattaaaatttttcggtgaactaaccctttaatgctttcatacaaacatacaatcataataattcaatatttatgaTTACACTGATCCCTGACTGGTCTAACACCAGGCTGGGAAATAGCAGTGTTGATAACTGGCGAACCTAACTGATTAGAAAAGATTGCGATTTAAACTTAAACTTGAGTTTAAGTTTATACTGGGTTTGAATTTAGAGCAATAAGTGTTTTGCCATGATGGTTCTATGAATCTACAGATTTGTGAGAGACATAGAAAAGTAGAGTTCAGGTAGATGGGGCTAAACTTTACCATCAGCCTGCTCCTGGGAAACTGCGCTATCATCTGCAAAACATCTTGTGCCTGAAATGTTACCATAGTCAAATATCGGCCCTTCCAGCAATGTCACAATATCCAGCCGATTGATCTTAGTCAGGACTGCAGTTAAGGCATCcgctaaaaggaaaaaaaaaaagatattcatgGTTGCACATATTAGCTGAACAATAAATTTAGCCTTTAAGTTGTTTCACTTATAATGGCTTAGAATATGATTTGGAAACAGAAGTCTGTCCCTGCCCAAACCCCACCCACCTTTCTCCTCTCTGTATGATTTACCCTTATTCAGAAAATATGTAGTGCATAGGCACACTTACTTGTAGCGTTTTTACCATCTCGGCTAACCCATTTCTTTAATAGCATGAAACTCTGAGCTGTCAATGAGTTGGGGTTTTCCACACGGATTTGATTTATCTCATCAACCGAAAATTCCATTTCCCTGGCCAGCTCTGCAAcacattaaatatagattaacGACTCCTCTGTCTTTACCACTCCCCCCGTACACATGTGCGCAGTACTGCAGTGACTGCAGATGGCACACCCTACTGATCGCAGCAGCACCGATGCTTTGAGAATCAACAACAAATAATTCAAAGTCAtatgtgcaaaaaataataatactaaaaagcagcatttaggggtaaaaatgtgacattatttGCACAGATGACATTATTACAGAGATATAAACATATAGAGTATATTTGTGCTAAGGTGCAATGCAACACTTTATCCTCTAGGTGGTGTCGTTTCTCACCAGTCCAACTCAGGCCAAGATGATCCGCCACAATAGCCATACGTACATCTGTTCTTTCACAGGGGCTCTGAGGGCCTGAGAGCAGAAGATGGAAAGCCATGAAAatctttaaaacataatattcagAGAAgtatttagaaaagtaataaatcAGACTACCCTTTTCTGATCAAGTCAAGATAATTAAAAGTTTGGGggagatttttgcatttttaagccACAACAAAATGAGTCAATATCCAAATAACAGGTGAGGGGAGATTGATCAGAAAAGagttgcaaaaatattttgatatagtCAATTATCTTGTTAGTGGTTTTAAGAGGTTAGATTTGTAAAGAATGCATCTAACCAATCTATTTGGAAATGTTTAAACCTTCTTACAGTATACTCTTACcagaaacacaacaaataaattgcaaaaaagaCATGATTCAAATGTCTCTACAGCTACAGCAGAGGGTCAAATGCGAATTCACAGTATCAAATGAAACTAAACATGCGGTATCTTTGGTGCTGTGCTAGGACTGTGTGTCTGCGTGGGCTCACAAGATCTATAGGCTTCCTTAACACCTTACACGAAACTAGGAACCAAAAAAATGGCCAGCAACCCACTCACACTGGCATGCTACAGTAAAACTGACTATCCATAGAAAGAGATCTGAAAACAGGTTAAGAGACCAGCACACAAgtacacaaagagagagaaaatgacaaatgacagaGATGACATCTACAGTCAGGTCACACCACAGGCAATCACAACGGCTCATGCAACTAAGATCATACAAGTGTAAAGTTTTACAAACTAGGCTTGATCTCCACGCCGGGGGCCACTTGAGGCCCAGCACCCTGACTGCCTTCACCTCCATCAGTCCTcctactcctcctcctcctgtctcTCCTGGACTGCTCAACCTGTGATCTCACGTCTCTAGCAGACCTGGATGTATGGTAGGGTTGCGACGCTTCTGATAAAGATGTGTTCCTTGATGTGCTGCTTTCTTCATCCTTATCATATGCCTGCATCTTTTTCTCTTCACTGGAAAGGCAGTCCACTTGCTTTACTGCACTACTAGGTTTTGAACTACTAGAACTTTTGCCAACCTCACGTAGGGGCTTCTGATCACATTTACTGCCTGATCTACTCACTGGACCGGGTTTTGATCTTTTGTTGTTGGTTATCGTTTTGGTTGGCTGTGTTTTACCTTTCTGTTTGGCTATTGTGGTGGTCCTACATTTCCCAACTGGTGAGGAACTAACATGTTTAACCTTCATCATTGGGATTCTAGATTTAGGCTTCACATCTGGGAATGGATCTAATCGATTCCTGGCTACTGGTCTAATCTTCTGAATTGGTTTAGAAGATACTAGATCTTTTTTACAACCCAGTGGTGGATGAGGTGCTCTCACTGGCAACCTAGACTTTGGTGGCTTTCTTGTAATGTCTTTGCATTTGGAGATTACATCATTCTCTGTACTGCCATTCCTGAAAGTACCAGTGTCCTTTCTGACTGAATCTTCACATGGGTTTATTAATTGAACTGAGCAAAGATCAGACATTAACAGCTGTTCAGTTTGTATGCCGCTTTGTAGCAAGCAGTGTGTTCCAGCATTTAAGGCCTCAAGATTAGCATTATTACTACAGTTTCTGGAATTACTGGAAGTTGTCTGGAGGTATGTTTGTGGTTCTGTCCTCGATGAGTCTGTCATCTGATTGTACTTGCTTGTGCTATAGGTGTCTGGTCCTACTTGATGTGCAGTTTCTGGTGTTTGACCTTGTGAACTATCCCAGTCTACACAAACAAAATCTCTCCTCTCAATGTTGGAAGATTTGAGTCCTACCTTAAAAGAAGAACATAAAGAACTGACTTCTGAATAGGGGGGAGGCTCCATGTCATGAGATGTGTCAGAGTGGTCAGTGCATATCTGAATGATATTGTATGATATAACCGTGTTGTCCTCCATCTTAACTTGTGCTCTCTCAACTATCTGTGGATTTGAGGTGACTACATTTGGTTTTCTGACCCCATCCCCTATCCTCCCTCCTAATGTATGCTCACCGATCTGAAAAAATTGCAGCCTCTCTTCAACAAAATCCCGCTTGCTCATGTCAATCGCACCACTGCGGGTCATCTCAAACATCTTCCCTTCGTGGAAGGGGAAAGGGTTTGGCTCGCTAGTTGGTGTGCTTTCATCGGTTGGGGTTCTTGCAGGAGTTGTGTCAGGGGTTGTTGCTGTAGACTTGTCATCTACTGCTAGCCCAAACGGCTTGGGCTCATCATCTTTTATTCTAGCGTCCACTACTTCATCTTCTCCTCCCTTGCTTGACCAAGGATCAAAGCCTTTTGTTGCAACAGTTTTAAAAGGCGTATTAAACTCCTCATCTAGCTTGTAACTAAAGTAAGTTTCAGACAATCCTTGATCAGATTGTTTTCCATCCTTTTCACCGTCCTTTCCATTCCTTTTGTTTGAGGGATCAGTCTTAGCTTTGGTCTTTTTGTAATCCTCAGCTGGTGATTCTTCATGAATTACTTCAAGTTTACTTTGGCAACGGTCACTTGGTCTAGACATATTATCTAATGCCCAAAGATCCTTTCTGTTTTCATTGGGAAATCCAAATGGTTTGGCAATAGATTCACTTAAGCCGTCATCCTCATCTTGAAGTTCATATCCATCAAGAGAGTCGATCTCAGTGGCATCAGTGTCATGAGAGAACTCTGCAGTTGTCGCTATTGAGCAATCTGTGATGGACTGATCATTGCCATTTTGTTCATAATCATAATCTTCTGCTTTTCCATTATCATTTGCCCCTTGTTCTTTATCGTTTCCATTCTTGTCCGTTTTTTTGGATGGGCTTTTCATCAAATCTTTGTCCTCATCTATCTTAAAGGTATATTTCTTTATTGGAATAGGTTTAAAGACAGATTCCTCCTCCGCACTTGAATCACTATCATTAGCTCCTGGGGGCACAGGAGATGGAGGCTGGACTCTTATTATAGGTTCAGCAAGAAGATGTTTATCATGCTCCTCTTGGAGATTTACTTCCATCAATTCAGTCTCAGCCTCTGAGGAAGGAGTTGACCCTTTTTTCTCAGGCTGTGAGGAATCAGAATCCAAGGGTGGTGGAGGAGGGAACTCTATATATGCAACTCTTTTGTTTTGTGTCCCCTGGCCATTTTCGTGCTTACCATTGGCTCCTTTTTCTGGTCCAGATTCTGTCAAATGAATAGCTTTGCCTTGCTCACTATCTTCTGACTCCTCTGAAACCTCAGCTATTGGGCTTGCAATACCTggcataaatgcaataaatggatCAGGGGTTCTTGAGGTGAGATCATAGCTGACCTCTTCTGAGCTTGGTGTCTCTGGAGTCATAGGACTTTTGCCAGAGCTATCGATAAAAGAGAACTGTTCTAAAGTGTCATCATCTGGGCTGCCTTGAGGAGATGTGGGCTGTTTCTGTTTAACTGCATAAATTGTTCGGCTTTCTGAGCTAACCATCTTTTTGAATGTTCCATTGCTTCCTCCTCCTCCCATATCTTTGTCAGACTGTTTCCCTACTTGAACACTTACATAGACTGGTAAAGTTTTAAGCCCTTTGAAACTTTCTCTTGTTGTAACGGTGGATATTTTTTCGACCAAACTACTGTCACTTAGACCACTTGTTCTACTTTCAGCAGAGACCTCTTCAGACTTCTTTGTTGCAGCTTCCTCTCTCTGTAACTCTGAACGGCCCTGAACCCTTGGTTTGGTCAGGGTAGGTATTTGCGATGGGCTCTTTTCGGATAATTTAGTTAATGTGTCTTGATTTGCCTTCTTTGACTGATTATTGTCTGAAGAACCAGGTGATGTTCTCACAGGAATATGAGATTCTGTCTTTTTCATAAGGGTCTTTATCTGAAAGTCATTCCTACTGATATTATCCTTAGAGAATGAAGCTGTTTTAACTGTCTCATTTTTAATGTCACCCTTTAAAAACTGCTGCTCTTTAATATCATTAATTGCACTATGCCTGTCTACAATATTTCCATCTTTCAAATCTTGAGAGTCAACTTTAGTAGAGCTCTCCCGAGATTTATCAAACTCTTGatctttcattttctcaaaatgagaaGCTCTTTTAACAACAGTATCTGATTTTTCAGGTAAACATTTTTCACCCAACTGTGTTGAGACAATAGTACTGCTACTTTTATCGTTTTCTGTTAGTTTTTTAGGAGGTGGGTGTCCTTCGTCTGTGGAATCAGCTTTTGAACCACCGTAAAACTGATACACTGGTAATTTACTTTCTGTTAGTTTCTTAACTGGTTGTTTTGATTGTGTTAGAGGCACATTCTGATCCTGTTTCTGTGCTTCTATTTCAAACTTTTGTCGAACAGAACTCACTCTAAAAGTCTTAACGGGGACTGGGGGGCCTGCATCACCTGTCTTTGTCTGCTTAAGATCTTCGTGCTGTTTTGGCTTGTCCTCACTGAACTGTGATAGCATATGCCTCTCGGGACTGTTTGGCAGACTTGCACTTTTCCTTTCATTTGTGCTGCCAAACATCTTCTGTCTGCCTTTGTCCCATTCCTCAGCTGCAGTCTTTTGCTTTTTCTCAGGGCTGCTGCACGTTGAGCTCGGCCCTGACTGTGTCTCTCGTGATAATCTTGTTGGTTTCTTTTTCTCAGGGGACTGGAGCTCATCATTTAACTTTTCAGTTTTGTCCCTAAAAAACTGTGAAACTTCACTCAGTTTCTCCTCTGCCTCTTTAATGGTCCGATCTACTCTATCTTCATATATGAGCTTCTCTCTGTTCCTGTCCTGCCTATCCTGGGCGAATCTCATCCACACCGCATGTTTAGGGCTACCGGGTTCTGTGGTATAATGTAATACTGTAACTTTGTCATATTGCTCATCTTGTGGGGGATATTTACCTGATTTCTCTGATGCATCCCTTGCTGACTTTAATTTGGACTGCTTCCTGGGGCCAGCTACTTTTTCTCCATATATGCCTTCTGCCCCATGGACCTCAGTGGCTACGCTATGCGCCTGATCTGCCACTGAGTCCTCAGTATCAGAATGTGATATGTCTAATTTTTCTGAGAGCAACATTTTTTcagcaaacctgtatgactcccCTCTCAACTCAGATAACTCATCATCATGATACTCAATAGAATGCTGGCTTAGAAGTTTTAAAGCTTTATATGACTCATCTGCAATAAGCTGAGCTGAACCTGGACGAGACTCTTCCTCTTGGGAAACAGGTGTATTGACTCTGGATGTGTCTAAGAAGGACGGAAGTGATTCCTCAGCAGTAAGTTCCTCCTCATCTTGAAGAGTCTCATAATCACCATCAACCCTTTCAACAAGCTCCTTAAGACCTCGGTCACTCCTGCATATAAACTCTGGATGCTTTTTAGTCTCTCTGATTATAACTTCTGTCGGGTCAGTTGTGTTGCCCTTTTCTATGTGAACCTCAATAATTCTCTCAACTTTGGGTTTTTTGTCCTTTTCGAGGAACCGTGGGGACAATTCATCTCCTTTAATGGCATCTTGGCCAGTTTTGTGCTCAAATAAACCGGCAAATTCTTTGGAAGGGTCTCTTCCAGACTGAAAAGCTTTCATTATGTCTCGGACTGACATTGTTTCTCCAGCATCTTTCAGTTGAGGTTTGTGGTAGACCATTCGAGTTGTAGTGGTGATATGAGTTTCTTCTTTGACGCAGGCCAGTTCCTCAGAGCTGGCTTTCATCTGCAAGGCTTTTACCTTATCTTTGATCGAGCTAACTGCTGGCTCAGGCTCAACCGGAGGCTTTAAAACTGCTGCCTCATCCATTAGTGGCTCACAGACCTCCTCAGGATGTTCATAGCTCCTGATGACGTGAACAACCTCAGTTCTGGTTTCTGTTATGACAGGGGGAATAGGCAGATCTGTGAAGGGGGGTTTGGGCCCTGTGCTCTCTGCACTTTGAGGAGCTGATGGGGTCTTTTCACTTCTGGTTTCAAAACCACTATCTGAGAGGGGACTCTTATCTTGTTCATGGGAAAAGTCATCAGGAGATTCCAGGATAGCATCTGTGCCATTGTAGGAATCTGCTAACTTACTCAAGTCTTTCTCTGAGGGAGAGGTCCGCATACCTGTGGGTGGCATTTTGAGCTTGTGCTCCGGTTTTATGGTACGCTTTTGTTTTTCCTCCCCTTCCTTCTTTATTTCATCATACCTGCTCTTTACATCAGCTATTTTTGAAAGGGAACTGGCACCAAGATCATTCATTAAGTAATCAACCACTTTAGCTAAATTGAGATCTTTGTCTGGCACTGACTGTGGCCCGACAGGAAGAGTTGGTTCAAATGTTGGCAGGGAACGCATGGCACTCTGTCGTGCCTCCTCAATTTCATCTTTGGAGAACTCTTCCCATTCATCTTCTGAGGCCCTGTCTTTACTTGAGCTTTTGGCCTCGCTCAGGACATCTTTTGTAAGAATTTCACTAACTTTGACAAGGTCCTCTTTAACTTTCTCAACCAAACTGAAAGGCTCTTCATCCTCCACCCTGGACTCTTTAAAAACATGCGAGTGGAAGCTTTTGGCTGTGGTTGATGAGTCAGTTTGTAAGATTGCAGtcattcttatcagatcttcctTCATATCTGCCACATCCTTAAGAATCTCTTGACTGGATGTCAATGTGGGTGCAGCAGCAGCTTTTAGGACTGTTGGGGAAATAAAAAGTGAGGGCTTTGAGGGTTTAATCCGTGATGTTGAGGACTGTGCTTGGGTGTGTGTCTGAGGTGTGATTGTTATTTTTTCTGGGAGTTTCTTCCCCTGGGGTTCAGGAAGCACACTGACCACGGAGAATACCGGAACGGACATGGAAATGGGTGATATTGATGTGGTGGTAGTGGCTGGTGATCTAAGGGTATCGTAAACAGAACTTGATAAATTTGATCTTAAAGGTGAAGATACAGATTTTAGTGCACTATAATTTGACGTTAAGCCAGCAGTAAGTGTTTTCTCAGCCTCACTGAAGGCTGCACCAACACTGGCCGTAGCTGCTTGCGTTGTGGCCTGTATCCGTTCTTGTAAGCTGTAAACCCCTCCTGTAAACAGACGGGAAGATGCAGAGGAGGATGAGGGGTATTTTATCGGTGAAATGGATCCGTTTAGCAGGACTGTTTCAGTACTGGATATTGTAGGCTTAGCTGATGAAGAAAGTGATGACAGAATCGTACCCCTAGCTGCATCTGTGGTTGTTTTAATAGAGGACAAGCTTGATATGTTTCGAATGG
This region of Cyprinus carpio isolate SPL01 chromosome B12, ASM1834038v1, whole genome shotgun sequence genomic DNA includes:
- the LOC109100368 gene encoding ankyrin-3-like isoform X21, producing the protein MATIGTGESEPAQTDSNASYLRAARAGNLEKALDYIKSGVDINICNQNGLNALHLASKEGHVEVVAELIKLGATVDAATKKGNTALHIASLAGQVDVVKELVTNRANINAQSQNGFTPLYMAAQENHLDVVKFLLDNGSSQSIATEDGFTPLAVALQQGHDQVVSLLLENDTKGKVRLPALHIAARKDDTKAAALLLQNDHNADVESKMMVNRTTESGFTPLHIAAHYGNINVATLLLNRGAAVDFKARNDITPLHVASKRGNANMVRLLLERGARIDAKTKDGLTPLHCGARSGHEQVLEMLLDRGAPILSKTKNGLSPLHMATQGDHLNCVQLLLHHEVPVDDVTNDYLTALHVAAHCGHYKVAKVLVDKKANPNAKALNGFTPLHIACKKNRIKVMELLLKHGASIQAVTESGLTPIHVAAFMGHENIVTQLTNHGASPNTMNVRGETALHMAARAGQANVVKFLVANGADVDAKAKDDQTPLHISSRLGKPDIVQQLLQHGASPDATTTSGYTPLHLAARDGHKDVGSILLDNGASLGITTKKGFTPLHVAAKYGKIEVAKLLLQKRAPPDAAGKNGYTPLHIAAKKNQMEIATTLLEYGADTNATTRQGISPLHLAAQEGNVDMVTLLLARETAINLGNKNGLTPLHLAAQEDKVNVSEVLVNHGATIDPETKMGYTPLHVACHYGNIKMVHFLLKNQAKVNAKTKNGYTPLHQAAQQGHTHIINLLLQHGASPNELTVNGNTALAIARRLGYISVVDTLKVVTEETHTTVTVTEKHKLNVPETMNEVLDMSDDEVRRANVPEMLNEDYISDVDEGEDAMTGDTDKYLGPQDLRELGDDSLPQEGYVGFSVGARTASPKVSLRSFSSDRSNTLNRSSFTRDSMMIEEILAPNKDTGVCREMPTLVDSHFKHLTLAKDYNANSMRRCSWTPETLDNVNLVSSPVHSGISPSPLQYDNRFLVSFMVDARGGSMRGSRHNGMRIIIPPRKCTAPTRITCRLVKRHKLASLPPMVEGEGLASRLVEVGPAGAQFLGPVIVEIPHFGSMRGKERELIMLRSENGETWKEHHYDCKSEDLVELLNGMDEELDSTADLEKKRICRIITKDFPQYFAVVSRIKQESNQMGPDGGVLSSMTVPLVQASFPEGALTKKIRVGLQAQPVPDEAVKKIIGNRATFSPIVTVEPRRRKFHKPITMTLPVPPLSGEGVVNGYKGDPTPSLRLLCSITGGTSPAQWEDITGTTPLTFMNDCVSFTTNVSARFWLADCHQTPETVGLATQLYRELICVPYMAKFVVFAKMNDPVESSLRCFCMTDDKVDKTLEQQENFEEVARSKDIEVLEGKPIYVDCYGNLAPLTKAGQQLVFNFYAFKENRLPFCVKVRDSSQEPCGRLSFLREPKTSKGLAQTAICNLNITLPGLKKDVDSDPEEETEKPERRHTFASLALRKRYSYLTEPGTKTVERSTTRTLPAGYAHKPVFSTRSYQAWSTAPITVPGQTKCGLGSLSSSPSNTPSVSPLKSVWSISSASPIKSTLGTSNASPAKSVSDVASPIRTYRSMSSPIKTVVQQPQNQVQISSSLLSSPGKTGTDPVSIKGLAASLSSRANLISSPGSMLDRTFTTVTQADSIKSTTNTYTSSFKSTLAPSSIVASSPIRNISSLSSIKTTTDAARGTILSSLSSSAKPTISSTETVLLNGSISPIKYPSSSSASSRLFTGGVYSLQERIQATTQAATASVGAAFSEAEKTLTAGLTSNYSALKSVSSPLRSNLSSSVYDTLRSPATTTTSISPISMSVPVFSVVSVLPEPQGKKLPEKITITPQTHTQAQSSTSRIKPSKPSLFISPTVLKAAAAPTLTSSQEILKDVADMKEDLIRMTAILQTDSSTTAKSFHSHVFKESRVEDEEPFSLVEKVKEDLVKVSEILTKDVLSEAKSSSKDRASEDEWEEFSKDEIEEARQSAMRSLPTFEPTLPVGPQSVPDKDLNLAKVVDYLMNDLGASSLSKIADVKSRYDEIKKEGEEKQKRTIKPEHKLKMPPTGMRTSPSEKDLSKLADSYNGTDAILESPDDFSHEQDKSPLSDSGFETRSEKTPSAPQSAESTGPKPPFTDLPIPPVITETRTEVVHVIRSYEHPEEVCEPLMDEAAVLKPPVEPEPAVSSIKDKVKALQMKASSEELACVKEETHITTTTRMVYHKPQLKDAGETMSVRDIMKAFQSGRDPSKEFAGLFEHKTGQDAIKGDELSPRFLEKDKKPKVERIIEVHIEKGNTTDPTEVIIRETKKHPEFICRSDRGLKELVERVDGDYETLQDEEELTAEESLPSFLDTSRVNTPVSQEEESRPGSAQLIADESYKALKLLSQHSIEYHDDELSELRGESYRFAEKMLLSEKLDISHSDTEDSVADQAHSVATEVHGAEGIYGEKVAGPRKQSKLKSARDASEKSGKYPPQDEQYDKVTVLHYTTEPGSPKHAVWMRFAQDRQDRNREKLIYEDRVDRTIKEAEEKLSEVSQFFRDKTEKLNDELQSPEKKKPTRLSRETQSGPSSTCSSPEKKQKTAAEEWDKGRQKMFGSTNERKSASLPNSPERHMLSQFSEDKPKQHEDLKQTKTGDAGPPVPVKTFRVSSVRQKFEIEAQKQDQNVPLTQSKQPVKKLTESKLPVYQFYGGSKADSTDEGHPPPKKLTENDKSSSTIVSTQLGEKCLPEKSDTVVKRASHFEKMKDQEFDKSRESSTKVDSQDLKDGNIVDRHSAINDIKEQQFLKGDIKNETVKTASFSKDNISRNDFQIKTLMKKTESHIPVRTSPGSSDNNQSKKANQDTLTKLSEKSPSQIPTLTKPRVQGRSELQREEAATKKSEEVSAESRTSGLSDSSLVEKISTVTTRESFKGLKTLPVYVSVQVGKQSDKDMGGGGSNGTFKKMVSSESRTIYAVKQKQPTSPQGSPDDDTLEQFSFIDSSGKSPMTPETPSSEEVSYDLTSRTPDPFIAFMPGIASPIAEVSEESEDSEQGKAIHLTESGPEKGANGKHENGQGTQNKRVAYIEFPPPPPLDSDSSQPEKKGSTPSSEAETELMEVNLQEEHDKHLLAEPIIRVQPPSPVPPGANDSDSSAEEESVFKPIPIKKYTFKIDEDKDLMKSPSKKTDKNGNDKEQGANDNGKAEDYDYEQNGNDQSITDCSIATTAEFSHDTDATEIDSLDGYELQDEDDGLSESIAKPFGFPNENRKDLWALDNMSRPSDRCQSKLEVIHEESPAEDYKKTKAKTDPSNKRNGKDGEKDGKQSDQGLSETYFSYKLDEEFNTPFKTVATKGFDPWSSKGGEDEVVDARIKDDEPKPFGLAVDDKSTATTPDTTPARTPTDESTPTSEPNPFPFHEGKMFEMTRSGAIDMSKRDFVEERLQFFQIGEHTLGGRIGDGVRKPNVVTSNPQIVERAQVKMEDNTVISYNIIQICTDHSDTSHDMEPPPYSEVSSLCSSFKVGLKSSNIERRDFVCVDWDSSQGQTPETAHQVGPDTYSTSKYNQMTDSSRTEPQTYLQTTSSNSRNCSNNANLEALNAGTHCLLQSGIQTEQLLMSDLCSVQLINPCEDSVRKDTGTFRNGSTENDVISKCKDITRKPPKSRLPVRAPHPPLGCKKDLVSSKPIQKIRPVARNRLDPFPDVKPKSRIPMMKVKHVSSSPVGKCRTTTIAKQKGKTQPTKTITNNKRSKPGPVSRSGSKCDQKPLREVGKSSSSSKPSSAVKQVDCLSSEEKKMQAYDKDEESSTSRNTSLSEASQPYHTSRSARDVRSQVEQSRRDRRRRSRRTDGGEGSQGAGPQVAPGVEIKPSPQSPCERTDVRMAIVADHLGLSWTELAREMEFSVDEINQIRVENPNSLTAQSFMLLKKWVSRDGKNATTDALTAVLTKINRLDIVTLLEGPIFDYGNISGTRCFADDSAVSQEQADGYHNIELELKSPSEVTYEPPTPLCEDDFFSEDIRLKFPSSAPVRPSELSLPNTSGPVSADTKPPTVMAEDTSIGGRESVSQEDGSAEDDFGVNKESASPSEQHDSEGASKKSDVFPNSPVKEQKEVQPKLPICVSASEAPGESGKSGFDEEDEDMTQEKIKSLLENINLEEGSEDEEMTEERLQAILSQVQLAEKDMSLVSGLQSETSGTNGKTATLSQGLNTVTQGQRESSQELVSSTPGVQTERQNGEHPELQAKARLSSDASESSSKPKGKARKDSGQEGVSSEALEDRGPNNRGEDISKPKVQQEACRDNESSSDEEETVTTRVYRRRVILKGDQARNIPVETVTEEQFTDEDGNMVTRKVIRKVVRRTAGVEEKGRRKRGKRSQQANRAEQEEQGGPGPHREHTEAGEGGKGIKKEGRQREKVVQS